GTGACGCGAGATGTCGGAAATCTCCTGCTCTCGAGAATCCGGGCGTGCACTGGAACGCATGAGCTGGAGGTAGTCAACCACGACCAAGCCGAGGTTGTGCTCTGCCTTGAGGCGGCGGCAGCGAGCCTGGAGTTCCAAGGTGGAAAGGGCTGGCGTATCGTCGATAAAAATCGGAGCATTCGTGATGACATCTGCTGCTTCCTGCAAAGCAAGCCAGTCTTCATCTTGGAGAAAACCTGTTCGCAGGTTGCTCAAATGGACCTTGCTTTGAATTGCAAGCAGACGGGTCATGAGCTGTTCCATGCTCATTTCAAGAGAAAAAATTGCTGTAGGACATTCGGAACGGGCTGCTGATCGCAATGCCACGTTCAGTGCGAAAGCGGTCTTACCCATGGACGGGCGACCTGCGATGATGATCAGATCCGAGTTCTGCAATCCGGCCGTCATGCTGTCGAAGTCAGTGTAGTGGGTCTGGATGCCGGTTACCGCAGATTTGTTATTGAATTTAGCTTCCAGCTCTTCAAACACTTTGGTGATGAGCTGGTTACTTGGCATCATTCCGCGCATTTCTTTGCTCTGCGCGATCTTGAAAATTTCCTTTTCGGATTCGTCCAACACTTCATTGACATCGCGCGAAGAAAAACAATTGGAAATAATGCCGCTGGAGATGTCAATGAGTCGGCGCAGGATGCATTTATCGCGCACGATCTGGCCGTGATACAGCGCGTTGCTCGAACTGATGACTGAATCAGACAGTTCGGCAAGGTAAACCGGACCGCCCACAGTATCGAGGGTACCGTCCTGTTCAAGCTGGTTGGCAACCGTGACCACATCAATGGGTTTGTGGCTGTCGTACAGCTGAGTAAAAGCTTTGAAAATATCCCGATGCGCTGGCGAATAGAAGTCGTCAGCAGTGATCACGTCCACGAGTTGGTGGAACATGGTTTCGGATTGGAATACGCCGCCAAGAACGGCCTGTTCTGCATCCAGAGAGTGTGGGGGGACCTTGCGAACGAGATCGGAAGAGACCCTGTTGAGGGTCTCTTCCGGATTAACGTCGTATCGACCTGATCTAGGCCTCTGCGGTTTCGGCGTCTTCGGCATTCTCTATGGATTCCTCGACGGCCTCAGCCACTTCTTCGATGGGGCTTCCGTGACGGGCAACGGTGAGCTTCAGCTCGCCGCGCACATCGGGGTGCAGCCGGATTTCGATGTCGTATTCGCCCAGAGCGCGAATGGGCTCGGGCAGCAGGATCTTGCGGCGATCGATGTCGAT
The genomic region above belongs to uncultured Pseudodesulfovibrio sp. and contains:
- the dnaB gene encoding replicative DNA helicase, producing the protein MPKTPKPQRPRSGRYDVNPEETLNRVSSDLVRKVPPHSLDAEQAVLGGVFQSETMFHQLVDVITADDFYSPAHRDIFKAFTQLYDSHKPIDVVTVANQLEQDGTLDTVGGPVYLAELSDSVISSSNALYHGQIVRDKCILRRLIDISSGIISNCFSSRDVNEVLDESEKEIFKIAQSKEMRGMMPSNQLITKVFEELEAKFNNKSAVTGIQTHYTDFDSMTAGLQNSDLIIIAGRPSMGKTAFALNVALRSAARSECPTAIFSLEMSMEQLMTRLLAIQSKVHLSNLRTGFLQDEDWLALQEAADVITNAPIFIDDTPALSTLELQARCRRLKAEHNLGLVVVDYLQLMRSSARPDSREQEISDISRHLKALAKELNVPVIALSQLNRKVEERTDKRPMMSDLRESGAIEQDADIIIFLYRDAAYNKSEDNPLKNHCEIIIGKQRNGPTGRCELFFQKEFTAFENMDATVYPSELPEGFHEENN